In Electrophorus electricus isolate fEleEle1 chromosome 6, fEleEle1.pri, whole genome shotgun sequence, a single genomic region encodes these proteins:
- the fam222ba gene encoding protein FAM222B, with protein sequence MLACLPGPGDLSLQLLPHSQMNTGLQKWDTTRRMRSAQYPTPAELDAYAKKVANSPLTIKIFPNSVKVPQRSHVRRTVNGLDTGVPPRYSPYPQSQPTAKAGLLAIVKAPAAKGIIKDFAGTRARPHPEASMSAPGGPYGPPPTATSASTLALQHGPQPLSGPPSHQPALQPQQTGAPPPGFRHHPAAAAQHPQGLGRTQPLSHAPALAHAGPPPPLPAHLLQQQQQPHPQQQPPPPGLQGSARKLLDADAPPNVTVSTSTIPLSMAGALHQGRPADLSSIVHQINQFCQARAQGAGATSVCEGQIANPSPISRSLLIDASSRVAVHGGHPAGPPPGLAHPSCGVGAPDKAAVPGGGPPHGMGAMSRMAVYHGDVKQQPHHAALLQHPHPQHQNHQQHPGRHHHHHHHHHHHHHQPQPQMRPWGQHQLAHLQQIADGAGHPCKPPSRDTGYPCKGMNYPPELCMGQPYTLKPPVDKPTPSPPVVSNNNHNGMPAGPVAHYTNGQYYHQPSVWGSILPTPNSDSSGSQELPAPFHGSAGGANPAAGVECAPVGGTAHYRPVGGATAGQTNLMQTADYMGGDFQTPCFRDQNLGLMGKMHRPPPMGRVVAPPSEARGQHPGYR encoded by the exons atgcTGGCCTGTTTGCCAGGGCCAGGTGACCTCTCCCTTCAGCTTCTTCCCCACTCGCAGATGAACACTGGACTTCAGAAAT gggaCACTACACGGAGGATGAGATCAGCTCAGTACCCCACCCCCGCCGAGCTGGACGCGTATGCTAAGAAGGTCGCCAACAGCCCGCTCACCATCAAGATCTTCCCCAACAGCGTGAAGGTCCCGCAGCGTAGTCACGTGCGCCGCACCGTCAACGGCCTGGACACGGGCGTCCCACCTCGCTACAGCCCCTACCCCCAATCCCAGCCCACGGCCAAAGCCGGCCTCCTCGCCATCGTCAAGGCGCCCGCTGCCAAGGGCATCATCAAGGATTTTGCCGGCACGCGGGCACGCCCGCATCCCGAGGCGAGCATGAGCGCCCCCGGGGGTCCGTACGGCCCGCCGCCGACGGCCACCTCGGCCAGCACTTTAGCCCTGCAGCACGGGCCACAGCCGCTCAGCGGCCCCCCGTCGCACCAGCCGGCGCTCCAGCCCCAGCAGACCGGAGCGCCGCCCCCAGGGTTCAGGCACCACCCCGCCGCGGCGGCCCAGCACCCGCAGGGCCTGGGCAGGACGCAACCGCTCTCGCACGCCCCCGCCCTGGCACACGCGGGCCCGCCGCCCCCCCTGCCCGCGcacctgctgcagcagcagcagcagccgcaCCCCCAGCAACAGCCCCCGCCGCCGGGCCTGCAGGGCAGCGCCAGGAAGCTGCTGGATGCCGACGCCCCGCCCAACGTGACCGTGTCTACCTCAACCATTCCGCTCTCCATGGCCGGCGCCCTGCATCAGGGCCGGCCCGCCGACCTGAGCAGCATCGTGCACCAGATCAACCAGTTCTGCCAGGCGCGGGCCCAGGGTGCCGGCGCCACGTCCGTGTGCGAGGGCCAGATCGCCAACCCCAGCCCCATTAGCCGCAGCCTGCTCATCGACGCCAGCTCCAGGGTGGCCGTCCACGGCGGGCACCCCGCCGGCCCGCCCCCGGGCCTCGCCCACCCCTCTTGCGGCGTCGGCGCCCCGGACAAAGCGGCCGTGCCGGGCGGCGGCCCCCCGCACGGCATGGGCGCCATGAGCCGCATGGCCGTGTATCACGGCGATGTGAAGCAGCAGCCGCACCACGCCGCGCTCCTGCAGCACCCCCACCCGCAGCACCAGAACCACCAACAGCACCCGGgccgccaccaccaccaccaccaccaccaccaccaccaccaccaccagccgcAGCCGCAGATGAGGCCGTGGGGGCAGCACCAGCTCGCCCACCTGCAGCAAATCGCCGACGGGGCCGGGCACCCGTGCAAACCCCCTAGCCGGGACACTGGCTACCCCTGCAAGGGCATGAACTACCCCCCGGAGCTGTGCATGGGGCAGCCTTACACTCTCAAGCCCCCCGTCGATAAGCCCACGCCCTCCCCACCTGTGGTcagcaacaacaaccacaacggCATGCCCGCCGGCCCCGTGGCGCACTACACTAACGGGCAGTACTACCACCAGCCGTCCGTGTGGGGCAGCATCCTGCCCACACCCAACAGTGACAGCTCGGGGTCGCAGGAGCTGCCCGCACCGTTCCATGGCAGCGCGGGTGGCGCCAACCCCGCCGCGGGGGTGGAATGCGCCCCCGTGGGAGGTACGGCCCATTACCGGCCAGTGGGGGGAGCCACCGCCGGGCAGACTAATCTGATGCAAACGGCAGATTACATGGGAGGAGACTTCCAGACGCCGTGCTTCCGAGATCAAAATCTGGGCCTGATGGGGAAGATGCACAGGCCGCCCCCGATGGGCAGGGTGGTGGCTCCACCCTCCGAGGCCCGTGGCCAGCACCCAGGGTACAGATAA